From Zingiber officinale cultivar Zhangliang chromosome 5B, Zo_v1.1, whole genome shotgun sequence, the proteins below share one genomic window:
- the LOC121985367 gene encoding thylakoid lumenal 15 kDa protein 1, chloroplastic-like isoform X1 — MAALIAHLNLAPPHPLLSPKTKPSSSKWPFFLPPPQSRSATRSASASFHPVQCPVDSPPLSLGVGIGRTSAIVLLAASLLIADPAFAYKGGGPYGIGVTRGQDLSGKDFSGKVLIKQDFKTSILRQANFKAAKLLGASFFDADLTGADLSDADLRGADFSLANVTKANLSNANLEGALTTGNTSFKGSNIYGADFTDVPLREDQREYLCKFADGVNSVTGNATRETLLCN, encoded by the exons ATGGCAGCGCTCATCGCTCATTTGAACCTCGCTCCTCCTCATCCTCTTCTCTCTCCCAAAACCAAGCCCTCCTCTTCCAAATGGCCATTTTTCCTACCTCCACCTCAATCCCGCTCTGCTACGAGATCCGCGAGCGCAAGTTTTCACCCCGTTCAGTGCCCCGTGGACTCGCCGCCTCTATCTCTGGGTGTAGGAATTGGGCGGACGAGCGCCATTGTCCTCCTTGCCGCCTCGCTCCTCATCGCTGACCCCGCCTTCGCGTATAAG GGCGGGGGTCCATACGGAATCGGGGTGACGAGGGGGCAGGACCTCAGCGGCAAAGACTTCAGCGGAAAGGTCCTCATCAAACAGGACTTCAAGACG TCAATCCTGAGGCAGGCCAATTTCAAAGCTGCAAAGTTACTTGGGGCGAGCTTCTTCGATGCCGATCTGACAG GTGCCGATCTCTCTGATGCAGATCTCAGAGGTGCAGATTTTTCCTTGGCAAATGTAACTAAG GCAAATCTAAGTAATGCGAATCTTGAAGGTGCACTTACTACTGGCAATACATCTTTCAAAGGATCTAATATCTATGGAGCAG actTTACAGATGTTCCATTGCGAGAAGATCAAAGGGAATATCTTTGCAAATTTGCAGATGG GGTGAATTCGGTGACTGGGAATGCAACAAGGGAGACATTACTCTGCAACTAA
- the LOC121985367 gene encoding thylakoid lumenal 15 kDa protein 1, chloroplastic-like isoform X2: MAALIAHLNLAPPHPLLSPKTKPSSSKWPFFLPPPQSRSATRSASASFHPVQCPVDSPPLSLGVGIGRTSAIVLLAASLLIADPAFAYKGGGPYGIGVTRGQDLSGKDFSGKVLIKQDFKTSILRQANFKAAKLLGASFFDADLTGADLSDADLRGADFSLANVTKANLSNANLEGALTTGNTSFKGSNIYGAGRV, from the exons ATGGCAGCGCTCATCGCTCATTTGAACCTCGCTCCTCCTCATCCTCTTCTCTCTCCCAAAACCAAGCCCTCCTCTTCCAAATGGCCATTTTTCCTACCTCCACCTCAATCCCGCTCTGCTACGAGATCCGCGAGCGCAAGTTTTCACCCCGTTCAGTGCCCCGTGGACTCGCCGCCTCTATCTCTGGGTGTAGGAATTGGGCGGACGAGCGCCATTGTCCTCCTTGCCGCCTCGCTCCTCATCGCTGACCCCGCCTTCGCGTATAAG GGCGGGGGTCCATACGGAATCGGGGTGACGAGGGGGCAGGACCTCAGCGGCAAAGACTTCAGCGGAAAGGTCCTCATCAAACAGGACTTCAAGACG TCAATCCTGAGGCAGGCCAATTTCAAAGCTGCAAAGTTACTTGGGGCGAGCTTCTTCGATGCCGATCTGACAG GTGCCGATCTCTCTGATGCAGATCTCAGAGGTGCAGATTTTTCCTTGGCAAATGTAACTAAG GCAAATCTAAGTAATGCGAATCTTGAAGGTGCACTTACTACTGGCAATACATCTTTCAAAGGATCTAATATCTATGGAGCAG gGAGGGTTTAG